TGTAAATTAAGGGATTCATCATGGGAATCACATTTGTGTAAAAGACAGAGGATATTTTCCCATCATCCGCAGACACAGAAGATGGTTTGAGATACACAAATGCACTTGATCCAAAGAACAGAGAAACAGCAATGATGTGGGAACTGCAGGTGCTGAAGGCTTTGGACCTGCCCTCTGTGGAGCTGATGTGGAGGATGTTGGAGAGGATGAGACcataagagacaaagatggtgaGACTGGGCACAGTGATATTGATGCCTGACACAATGATAACTTCCAGCTCAATGATGTAGGTACTTGTGCAGGAGAGCTGGAGGAGAGGGTAGATGTCACACAAATAATGgttgatggtgtttgcagcacagAAGGTCAGTCTCAGCATGCATCCAATGAGGGTTGTTGCCTCAAAAAATGCCATCAGGTAGGAACCAAGCATAAGGCTGGAACACACTTTAGGGGACATGGCAGTGTTATACAAGAGTGggttacagatggccacatagcggtcataggccattgaTGTCAGCACATAACTTTCAGAAAtaccaaaaaaacacaaaaagtaaaGCTGGGtcatgcaccccatgtaggaGATAATCTTCTTCTCTGATGTGATGTTGATCAGCATTTTAGGTGTAAAAACAGAAGAATAACAGAGATCTATGAAGgacaaattaaagagaaaaaagtacatAGGTGTGTGCAGGTGTGAACTCGACCCAATTAGGATGATCAAGCTCAAATTTCCCATCACAGTGACCATATACATTACTAAAAACAGGGAAAACAGGGGGAGTTGAAGAACTGATTGGTCTGTTAATCCTGCTAAAATGAACTGAGTCATGAAAGAGTCATTCCCTGGAGCCATTCTTCTCTAAGGGGATCTGTGAAAACAAGGAGAAGGCTTatacagaggaaaaaatatttctcacATCTCCTCACATAAGTGACATATGTACTAGGAATGACTGTGGGTAGCCCAAACTGAACCCATAGAATTTACTTTCCATTACCATGGAAATGAGTGACAAGAATTTCCTTTATAAAAAATGCTTTATAAACTAAGTAGCAAAAAGCATCAAAATTTAGCCTTTTACCCAAAAGGATATTGGAAAAGAAGTTTGAACCAGGAGAGAATTTTCATT
The genomic region above belongs to Bos taurus isolate L1 Dominette 01449 registration number 42190680 breed Hereford chromosome 29, ARS-UCD2.0, whole genome shotgun sequence and contains:
- the OR8B1AE gene encoding olfactory receptor family 8 subfamily B member 1AE — its product is MAPGNDSFMTQFILAGLTDQSVLQLPLFSLFLVMYMVTVMGNLSLIILIGSSSHLHTPMYFFLFNLSFIDLCYSSVFTPKMLINITSEKKIISYMGCMTQLYFLCFFGISESYVLTSMAYDRYVAICNPLLYNTAMSPKVCSSLMLGSYLMAFFEATTLIGCMLRLTFCAANTINHYLCDIYPLLQLSCTSTYIIELEVIIVSGINITVPSLTIFVSYGLILSNILHISSTEGRSKAFSTCSSHIIAVSLFFGSSAFVYLKPSSVSADDGKISSVFYTNVIPMMNPLIYSLRNKDVKLALRKTLCVAEF